CGGGCCTAGCGGCCTTTCTTGTCGGGGTGCAGACCTGGGAAGAGCTGCAACGCTCGCCCTTGGTCGGCGCCTTTTGGGAGAACCACGTATTGGCGCAGTTGCTGCGGCACTTCCACGACAGGGCCGAGCGCCCGCCGATTTGGTTTTGGAGGACCGGATACGGCGAGGAAGTGGATTTCCTGATTGAAAAGGCTGGCCGTTTCATCGCGATCGAATGCAAGCTCAGCGAAAATCCGCGCGAGGATGCCTTGAAGGGCTTCATGGCTCTCCAGACCTTTTACAAGGGAGATGCCATCGAAAAGGGGCTCATCGCCTGCCGCACTCCCCACCCCTTCAAGTTCGCCGATAGCGCCTATTGGGCGATCCCGGGAAGCGAGATCGAGAAGTTCCTGGAATAAGCAGCCCTTGACCCCAATGCCCTTGGACAGCTAGTCGTTAGGGCTTATGGAGCCTCAGGCGATTATCGTTAAGGGTGCCCGCCAGCACAATCTCAAGAACATCGACGTCCACATCCCGCGTAACCGTCTGGTGGTAATCACCGGGCTTTCCGGCTCGGGGAAGTCCTCACTCGCCTTCGACACGCTCTACGCCGAGGGGCAGCGGCGCTATGTGGAGTCGCTCTCCGCCTACGCGCGGCAGTTCCTCGAGCAGATGGGCAAGCCGGACGTCGACACCATCGAGGGCCTCTCGCCGGCCATCTCCATCGAGCAGAAGACGATCAGCCACAACCCGCGCTCCACGGTCGGCACCGTCACCGAGATCTACGACTACTTCCGCCTGCTCTTCGCGCGGGTCGGCACCCCCACCTGTTACCAGTGCGGGAAGGAGATCCGCGCCCAGACCGTCACCCAGATGGTCGATCACCTGATGAAGCTGCCGGAGGGCACCAAGCTGCACCTGCTGGCCCCGCTGATCCGCGGCCGCAAGGGCGAGTACGGGCAGATGCTGCAAGGGCTGCGCGGCAAGGGCTTCGTCCGCGTCAAGATCGACGGGCAGACCTACCTGCTGGAAGAGGTCCCCTCGCTGGACAAGAAGAAGAAGCACGACATCGACCTCTTCGTCGACCGCCTGGTGATCAACTCGGGCGTCAAGACCCGGCTCGCGGATTCGCTGGAGACGGCGCTCAAGTTCGGCGAAGGCATCGCGAAGGTGGAGTTCCTCCCGGAAGGCGCGAAGCCCGCGGCCGCGCCGCTCCTGTTCAGCGAGAAGTTCGCCTGCATCGACTGCGGGATCAGCTTCGCCGAGATCTCGCCGCGCCTGTTCAGCTTCAACAACCCCTTCGGCGCCTGCCCCGAGTGCAAGGGGCTGGGCAGCAAGATGTTCTTCGACCCCACGCTGGTCGTGCCCAACCCGCACCTCACGATCGAAGAGGGCGCCGTTGCGCCCTGGTACTCGAAGACCTCGACCTATTATCCCAACATCCTGAACGCCGTCGCCCAGCACTTCAAGTTCCGCACCGACATTCCCTACGAGAGGCTCGCCAAAAAACACCAGGACATCGTGATGAACGGCGCGGGCGACGAGGAGGTCCGCTTCACCTACGAGCGCAACGGCCGCAAGCAGCACTACACCGCGACCTTCGAGGGCGTGCTGGCCAACCTGAAGCGCCGCTACGGCGAGACCGACAGCGACTGGATGCGCCAAGAGCTGGAAAAGTACATGGCCTTCCAGGACTGCGAGCTCTGCGGCGGCAGCCGGTTGAAGCGGGAGGCCACCGCGGTCAAGATCAACGGCAAGGCCATCCACGAGATCACCTCCCTCTCGGTCAAGCAGTGCCTGGAGACGCTGGGGAAGCTGAAACTGGGCAAGAAGGAGATGCAGATCGCCGAGCGCATCTTAAAAGAGCTGAACGAGCGCCTCACCTTCCTGCACAACGTCGGGCTCGACTACCTCTCGCTGGACCGCCGCAGCGGCACCCTCTCCGGGGGCGAGGGCCAGCGCATCCGGCTGGCGACCCAGATCGGGTCTTCCCTGGTCGGCGTCCTCTACATCCTGGACGAGCCCAGCATCGGCCTGCACCAGCGCGACAACACCAAGCTCTTGGAGACCCTCAAGCGCCTGCGCGACCTGGGCAACACGGTGCTCGTCGTCGAGCACGACGAAGAGACCATCCTCGAGTCCGACTACGTCATCGACATGGGCCCCGGGGCGGGCGTCGAGGGCGGCTACCTGGTCGCCCACGGCACGCCGTCCCAGATCATGGCGGATCCCGCCTCGGTGACGGGGGAATTCCTCTCCGGAAAAAAATCGATCCCGCTTCCCGAGCAGCGCCGCAAGGGCAGCGGCGAAAAGTTGAGCATCCTGGGCTGCTCGGCCAACAACCTGAAGAACTTGAACGTCGACATCCCGCTGGGCACCCTGACCTGCATCACGGGCGTCTCCGGCTCCGGCAAGTCGACGTTGATCAACGACACCCTCTACAAGGCCCTGGCGCAGAAACTGAACCAGAGCCGCGAGGTCCCCGGCAAATACAAGGAACTGAAGGGCCTCGAGCACATCGACAAGGTCATCAACATCGACCAGACCCCGATCGGCCGCACCCCGCGCAGCAACCCGGCGACCTACACGGGGCTCTTCACGCTGATCCGCGACCTCTTCGCCGAGCTGAACGAGTCTAAGATGCGCGGCTACAAGCCGGGCCGTTTCTCCTTCAACGTGAAGGGCGGGCGCTGCGAGGCCTGCGAGGGCGACGGGATGATCAAGATCGAGATGCACTTTCTGCCCGACATCTACGTCGAGTGCGAAGAATGCAAGGGCCTGCGCTACAACCGGGAGACCCTCGAGGTGCAGTACAAGGGCAAGTCCATCGCGGAGGTCCTCAAGATGTCGGCCGCGCAAGGCATGGAGTTCTTCGCCAACATCCCGACGGTCAAGCGCAAGCTCAAGACCTTGGTGGACGTGGGCCTGGGCTACATCGAGCTCGGCCAATCGGCGACGACCCTCTCCGGCGGCGAGGCCCAGCGCATCAAGCTGTCCCGCGAGCTGAGCAAGGTCTCGACGGGCCGCACCTTCTATATTTTGGACGAGCCCACCACCGGCCTGCACTTCGCCGACATCCATTGTTTATTGGAAGTGCTCCAACGCCTCGTCGAAGGCGGCAACACGGCGGTGGTGATCGAGCACAACCTCGACGTCATCAAGACCTCCGACCACATCATCGACCTGGGCCCCGAGGGCGGCGACGAGGGCGGCACGATCGTGGCCACCGGAACGCCGGAGCAGATCGCGGCAAATCCTAAAAGCTACACCGGGCAATATCTAAAGAAGGTATTGGATAAAGAGTCGCTTCGAAAAAACGGAAAGCGAAGCCGGGCCGCAGTTTAAACTGGATACCCAAGGATCGGTGCCGGGGATTTTTTGGCGCCCCCTACGGCCGACAGGCCTAGGGAAATCGTCCTCGACAAGGCCCCCCAAGGCTGGGAAAATGCCAACGGCTCCTCGTCGAAGCAGGAGAAATCGAACCGCATGCCTTCCTTCCGAAAATACTTGTCGTTCACCATTCTAGGCTCCGCCCTTGCCTTCACGGCCGTCGAGGGCTTAACGGCCGACCTCTCCCTCGAAAACATTCCGCAGTATCCCGGCTCGACGCGGCTCTGCAACGAGCACGTCTCCGGCGAGAAGATGCACATTCAGTGGAAAAGTTTCGCGAGCGGCGATTCCGTCGCGACCGTGACGGAATTTTTCGAGAAAAGGCTCGGGGCTCAAGCCGTCGGCGGGGAGCATGCCTCCAGAAAAATTACTCCCCCGGGAAATGCCGACTTGATCCTTACGATCTACCCCAAACAGAGCGAAGGGAAATTCCCCTCTTGCGCACAAAAACCGGACCCCTCCGCGAAGACGGTCATCCTGATCTCCCAGGCCATCCGCAAACCTTGAATCAGGAGTATCCCCATGGCTCAACGCCAAACGGCGCCATCCCTGGAATCACCCGGCTCCCAAACCACCGAGCGCAGCGTCGGAACCTTGGCCTGCTTCTTGAAATCGTCGGCGAACTCGTGCGCCGCCCCGAAGATCAAGGCCGCCTTCGCGCCGCGTTCTTTTTCCAGGAGGTGCATCACCTCGCGGACAGCCATCGTCTCGCGGGCGTCGAAGACCTCCGGGACGTTTTTCTCCAATTGGATGATCCAACCGTAATCCTTGACCGCCTCCTCGGGGGCCAAGGCCTCGCGGCCGGTCCCCTTATAGAGCCGGCGATAATTTTCCTCGGCCTCCTCTTCGGTCCAGGTCTTGTGGAGGAACACCTCATCGCGGAGCGCGGCGTAGATCATGCCCGCCCCCGCCTCCAACAATAGCTTTTGCTGGCTCGCGTTCAGCTCCCGCGGGATTCCGGATGGAAACACGTTGCGAATCAACTGAAAGGGCCCGGGACGCGGATGGAATTTGGAGCGCGGCGGATAATCCTCGGCCAGGGATTCCAAAAAGATGTGATTCGGTTTCTCCCTTTCGAGCTCGTTCAGGATATGCCGCTGGTAGTCGGCGACCTCGCGCGCCTCTTGGGAGGTCAGGCCGGGGAAATCGTGCATTTGCCGGATATAGAGGACCCGTCCCGCAGAGTCGTTGCCGTTGATCTCCAATTTTTCCCGCCGAACCCATTGCGCGACACCCCGGAAATGCTCTTCGGACCTCGAGCGGCAGGCGGTCAACAATCCCGCCGCGGCGGGCAGGACCGCGCGGCGGGTCAGGGGCACCAGGCCGCTCCAGCCGCGCTGCATTCGGAAGGCCGCGCTCAGCGCCCAATGGCCGAGACGGCTCGCGCCGATCCTCAAAAAAACGCCTCCCGCCGCCATGGGAAGCCAAAGCTTTGGATCGGCCAAACTTCGGGCGCCGTCCGCCAACCAACGCTCCGCGCGCAAGCCCCACGGCGCCTCGCGCCCCGAGAGATGTTGCCGGGCGCGACTTTGGACGGAAGGCGTCGTGCTGTCGCCGAGCTTGATATAGAGGGAGCGCGCCGTTTCGCCGAATCCGGCCGACTCTAGACGATGCGCGAAGCCCAAAAGGCCCCGATCGCGCAATTCGGGATCGGTCTCTCGGAGCAGAGATTGGTATTCCGCGTTTAAGGCCGTCGATCGGACGCCTAGCGGCGAGGCGCTTGCCTTCATGTAACCCCCTTAAGCCCTATTCGCGTGGAGACAGTCTGGTATCGGCCCGACGGCCCAAAGGTTGCCGGGCGGCTTGCCTTTGTCGGCCGCGCGGTCTAGGCCGATACAGACCGGAAGGGGGGATTCCATGACTGTGTCAAAGACCGTGCGATGCTTCCTATACCTGCTGCCGCTCTTGCTCGCCTCGGCCTGCGGCTCGGGAGGCGGCTCCAATGGAGCCCAGACCCAGAATACCGGGGGTTCCGGGGCCGCCAACGGCGGCAGCCTGGGCGACTGCGCCATTTTCCCCCCCGACAACCCCTGGAACCGCGACGTCTCCCAGGACCCCGTCGACCCCAACTCCGACGATTATATCGCCCACATGAACGGCGACTCCGAGAACCTCCACCCCGACTTCGGCAGCAACCCCGACTACGGCATCCCCTACACGACGGTGAAGGGCGACCAGCCCAAGGTCCCGGTCTCCTTCAGCGAGGCCGACGAGAGCGACCCCGGGCCCTATCCCATCCCCCCCGACGCCCCGGTCGAGGCCGGGGGCGACCGGCATGTCTTGGTCTTGGATACGGATAACTGCATTCTGTACGAAATGTTTGCGGCCGAGTATGTCGGCCCGGGTTGGGAGGCCTTCTCCGGAGCCATTTTCAATTTAAATTCCAATGCCTTACGTCCAGACACCTGGACCTCGGCCGATGCCGCCGGCCTGCCCATCCTCCCGGGCCTGGTCCGCTACGACGAGGCCGTCACCCAAGGGGAAATCCGTCACGCCCTCCGCTTCACCGTCGCTTCGACCCAGCGGGCCTTCATCCACCCGGCCACGCACCAGGCCGGGGACACGACCGACCCCGACGCGCCGCCCATGGGCCTGAGGGTCCGGCTGAAGGCCAATTTCGACACCTCCGGCTTTACCGGCGCCTCCCGGGTCGTCCTGGAGGCCCTCAAAAAGTACGGGATGTTCCTGGCCGACAACGGCAGCGATTGGTTCATCTCGGGGGCCACCGACGCCCGCTGGGACGACGAGGACCTCGAGCAGCTCAAGACGGTCCCCGGAAACGCCTTCGAGGTCGTACAAACCGGGCCCCTGCATTACTAATTGCCAGGTTTTGGGACTCATGATAGTTTTTGCATTGCATTCTGACCCTAATGAGTTGCTGGATTGGCAGTCGACCCACCTGTTTTTCGGGCCTACCGTTTCTTTCCTAGCCCCATTCAGAGAAAGATGCCGAACCAAAAACCCCTTTACCCTAAAGGAGCTCTCTAAAATGAGCAAAAAACTCTATGTGGGCAGTCTTCCCTACTCGGTCGACGACGCTCAACTGAATGAACTGGCCGCACCCTACGGCGCGGTCCTCTCCGCGAAGGTCATCAAAGACAAATTTTCGGGCCAATCGAAAGGCTTCGGTTTCGTCGAGATGGAAAACGACGGCGAGGCCGAGGCGGCGATCAACGCACTGAACGGCAAGGAAGTCGGCGGCCGCACCCTGAAGGTGAACGAGGCCCGCCCGATGGCCCCCCGCAGCGGCGGCGGTGGCGGCGGTTTCGGCGGCGGTGGTGGCGGCGGCGGTGGCCGGCGCTTCGGCGGTGGCGGCGGTGGCGGCGGTCGCGATCGCGGTCCCCGCGGCGGCGGTGGCGGCGGCCGCTGGTAAGCCCAAACGCATTTCTGCAAAACCCGTCCCGTTTCCCGGGGCGGGTTTTTTTATGTCTTGAACGAAAACCATGCTGATCCTCCTCGTCCTCGCCATCCTCGCCTACGGGCTCTTGGCCTATTTCTTCCTGCCCTTTTTCTGGCGGCACTACGGCGCGCAGCCCGCAATGTCCGCCTCGCCCGCGGTGACGCGCACCAAGGAAGGCCTGCCGGGCGACCCGCTCAACGTCGGCCTGATCGGCGACGAGACCGAGCTCCAGCAGGCCCTCGCCGCGGCCGGCTGGCTCCCCGCCGATCCCCTGCGCCTGCAAAGCCTCTGGGGCATGGCGAAGACCCTGGCCCTGAAAAAGCCCTATCCCCAGGCCCCCATCAGCCACCTCTATCTCTTCGACCGCAAGGAAGACCTGGCCTTCGAGAAGGTGGCGGGCCGCACCTTGAAACGGCGCCACCACGTCCGCTTCTGGCGCGCCGACTCGCTGGGCCTCCCCGGCCGTCCCTTCTGGATCGGCGCCGCGACCTTCGACGTCGGCATCGGATTCAGCCATTACACGGGACAGATCCTCCACCACATCGCCCCCGACGTGGATGCCGAGCGGGACCGCCTGATGGCCGATCTGCAGGCGGCGGGGCGGCTCGAATCCCGGCACTCGGTGTCCGGCATCGGCCCCACGCTGAACGGACGCAACGGCGAGGGGGATTGGTATTACTCCGACGGCGACGTGGCGATCGGCGTCTTGCGAGCGGCCTCGGAGGCGACATCGGCAGGGCCCCGCCTCGTTCCCCCGCCCGCCGCCGTGGCCGTGAAAAACCGTCTCTGGGCGGGCCTGCGCCGCCTCCTCTCCAGGGTCGCCGGCAAGGGCCGCGGCGACTAATTTTCCTTGCGTCGGAAGGGGGGTTTTTGGATAAGGGACGCGGCTTTCGCCGCCCGGGGAATGTCGATTCGACCTCGGAACAAAGGGAAGAATATATGAGAATTTTGATCACCGGCGCCAGCGGTTTGGTCGGTTCCGCGCTTCGCGAGCGCCTGAGCTCCCAAGGCCACACGATCAGCCGGCTCGTCCGCCACCCCGCCAACGCCTCGCGCGGCGAGGCCTACTGGAACCCCGAGGGCGGCAGCGTCGACAAGACCGGCCTCTCGGATTTAAAGCCCGAAGTGGTCGTCCACCTCGCCGGCGAAAACATCGCCTCCGGCCGCTGGAACGAAACCCGCAAGCGCAAGATCCGCGACAGCCGCGTCAACGGCACCCGCGCCCTGGCCGACGCACTGGCCCACCTCGAGAACAAGCCCAAGGCCTTGATCTGCGCCTCGGCCGTCGGCTTCTACGGTTCGCGGGGCGACGAGCCCCTCACCGAAGACAGCCCTCCAGGCGAGGGCTTCTTGGCCGAGGTCTGCCAGGCCTGGGAAGAGGCCTCCGAGTTGGCCGCCAAGGCCGGCATCCGCACGGTCAACCTCCGCCTCGGCGTCGTGCTCAGCCCCGAGGGCGGGGCCCTCAAGAAGATGCTGCTCCCCTTCAAGCTCGGTCTGGGCGGCGTCATCGGCAGCGGCCAACAGTATTGGAGCTGGATCGCCCTGGACGACGTCGTCAACGCCTTCGACTTCGCCATCCAAAACGAGACCCTGCGCGGCCCGGTCAACGTCATCGCCCCGGATCCCGTCACCAACAAAGAATTCACCAAGACCCTGGGACGGGTGTTGTGGCGCCCGACCTGCTTTCCCTTGCCCGCCTCCACTGCGCGGATGTTGATCGGCGAGATGGCCGACGCGCTCTTGCTGTCCAGCGCGCGCGTCGTGCCGGCCAAGTTGGAGAAGGCGGGGTTTAAGTTTCAGTATCCGGGGTTGAGGGAAGCGCTGAAGCATCTGTTAAAATAATCACCGACGCCCGTGACCGAGCGACCTCCGTAGGGGCCGTTCGCGAACGGCCCCTACGGACGTGGCACACGAGCTCAACCCCATCGAACAAACTCACCGCCGCCTGACTGCGGCCGGAAAGAAGATCCTCCGCCTCTACGCCGGCAATCCCAACGACCAAGGCTTCCACTTCCCCGGCGCGATCCTCGAAAAGGCCTACCGAGATTACTTCCAAAGACAAGACTACCGCCCCCACCCCAAGGGCCTGCCGCAGGCCCGCCAAGCCATCGCAAATTATTACGCCGGGCAGGGCGCCGCGCTGGACCCCGAGCACCTGATCCTCACCTCCGGCACCAGCGAGTCCTTCTTCTACCTCTTTTCGCTGCTCGCCGGTCCGGGAGACAACCTGCTGGCCCCCGTGCCCGCCTATCCGCTCTTCGATTCCATCGCGACCTTGGCGCGCGTCGAGCTGCGGCACTACCCGCTGCGCGAGGACCGCGCCTGGGCCATCGACTTCGACACGCTGGAGCGCCGCGCCGACGCCCGGACTCGCGCCGTCCTCCTCGTCTCGCCCAACAACCCCACCGGCGCCGTCGCCTCGCCGGAGGAGATCGCCAAGCTCGTCGCCTGGGCCGACGCCAAAGACCTCCCGTTGGTCTGCGACGAGGTCTTTTCCGAATTTTACTTCGGCCCCGACGAATTCCCCCGGCCCATGGCCCTGGAAAGGCCGAGGCTCTGCTTCACCTTGAACGGCCTCTCCAAGATGTTCGCTCTGCCCGGCCTCAAGCTCAGCTGGATCGCCTTGAGCGGCGAGCCCGCGCGGGTCGCGCCGGCCTTGGACCGCCTCGAGACGATCGCGGACACCTTCCTCTCCTGCCACATCCCGATCCAGGAGGCCCTGCCCTCCCTCTTCGCCGAAGGGGCCCCTTTCCTGGCGGATTATCGCCGCGAGGTCCACCGCCGCCGCGACCTGGCCGTCGCCTTGTTGCGGGAAGAACCGGCCCTGCGCTTCCACCCACCCCAAGGCGGCTTCTACCTCACCCTCTCGGTGGCCAAGGAGATGCCCTTCGACGAGGAGGGCTTCGTCATCCGGCTCATGGAGGAAGAGGGCGTCTTCCTGCACCCCGGCTACTTCTACGACGACGAGTCCGGGACCCACCTCGTCCTGTCCTATCTCGCCCAAGAGCCCGAGCTGCGCACCGGCATCGCGGCCCTGCGGCGCTTTATCCACAGATATTGAAAGGGCTTCCCTATCCCCACTTAGACACTTCGGCACCTCGACACGCCGGCACTTGGCTGTTGACGCCCCCGGGTAAATTGCCTAGTCCTGGAGGCAGGAGATCCTTTTCATGGAGACCCCCGCCTCTCCTCCCCCCAAAGTGACGCTCGAGGCCGTCATCCGCGATCCCTACGACCTTGCGGTCGCGACCGCGCGCACCTGCTACTCGGCCAAGGGGGTGATCCGGGTGCCCGACGTCAACAAGGACGAAAAGGCCCGCGCCCTGCGCGACAAGATCGCCGCCAGCACCCGCGAGGCCGGGCACCTGACCACGCGACAGCACGCCCACTTCGTCTTCTCACTGGAGAACGTCTCGCGGCAATTCATCTGGTCCTTCCTGCACTCGCACCCCTATTACAACAGCGAGCAGGTCTCGCAGCGCTACGTCAAGGTCGCGCGCGGCCGCTACACCGTGCCGCCGATGGACGAGGCCCAGCGGCGCGTCTACGAAGACGCCGTCGCCGCGCAGATGGCGGACTATGAGAAATTGATCGAGCTGCTCCTGCCCCGAGTGAAGGAAGAATACTTTCAAATCTTCCCGGTCCGGCAAAAGTACCTCGACCGCTACGAGCCGGTCCTGAAGAAAAAGGCCTACGAGGTCGCGCGCTACGTCCTGCCGGTCGCGACCCACGCCTACCTCTACCACACCGTGTCCGCCCTAACGCTGATGCGCTACCACCGCCTGATGGACTGCTACGACACGCCCTGGGAGCAACACCAAGTCGTCGCGCAGATGGTTGCGGCCGTCCTCGAGCTCGACCCCGAATTCGCCCGCGAGCTCTCCGACCCGCTGCCGCCGGAGCAGACGCCGGAATTCCGCTGGATGCAGGCCTTCCATGACAAGACTCCGGTACACGAAAATTACCTGCGCGAATTCGACGCCTCGCTCGAGGGGCACTACGCCGCGCTGATCGACTACAAGGCCCACGCCCCCCAGACCCTGGCGCAGTCGGTGCGCTCGGTCTTGGGCGTGACGCGGGCCCAGCTCTCCGACGAGCAGGCCATCGAGGCGGTCCTGAATCCCGCGCAAAACCGCTTTCTAGCCGACACGCTCAACGTCAACACCCTCTCCAAGCTCTCGCGGACGCTGTTTCACGTGCACTACACCTTCCGCAAGAAGATCAGCCACACGGCCGACTCGCAGGACCAACGCCACCGCATGACGCCGGCCTCGCGTCCCCTGCTCGAGGCGCACTACACCGGGCGCCCCGACTACATCGTCCCCCTGCTGATCCGCGAAAACGAGGCCGCCCTCGAGCTCTACCGCGCCTCGATGGAGGCGAGCTTCGCGGCGATCAACCGCCTGCTCGACATGGGACTGAAGAAAGAATTCGCGCTCTACCTGCTCCCCAACGCCTTCCCGATCCGCTTCGAAGAATCGGGGGACCTGCTCAACCTGCACCACAAGTGGCACACCCGTGCGTGCTACACGGCGCAGGAGGAGATCTTCTACGCGACGATGGACGAGCTGAAGGCCGTGAAAAACGTGCATCCCTCCTTGGTACGCCACATCCTGGCCCCCTGTTACATCCGCAAGCACGCGGGCGTGAAGCCGATCTGCCCCGAAGGCGAGCGCTTCTGCGGGGTCAAGGTGTGGGAAAAAGAGATCGAAGATTACCGCCGGGTCTTGTGATTTTTTATCATGGAAAACGCCAAGGACAGCGCCAACAACCTCGTCGAGATCTCCTCAAAAAAATTCCTGCTCGGATGCCTGATCCTCGCGATCGGAGTCTACTTTTTGGGCCGCCAGGTGGCCCTGCCGCCCGACTTGGTCGCCGCCGAGGTCTTTCTTACCGTGATCAGCCTCTTCGTCTTCGGCTCGATCCGCTACCGGATCGACAAGAACGCCATCACCTACGGCGCAGGGCTGGTCATCTTCGCCACCTTCTGGAACCTCTGGTGGCCGACCTCGCACCTGCGCCGGGGCCTTGAGACCGAAGGCCTCTCCGCCCTTTCGGCCTTCCTCAAACACTGGCTGCTCAGCCTCCACGGCTTGAACGAGCTGATCCACGCCGACACCATGCTCTTCATCCTGGGCCTGACCCTCTTCGTCGCGGCCATCGCGCAGACCCGGTTGCTCGAGACGATCAGCTTCTCGGTCCTGCAGAAAAACCGCGGCAAGGTCGCTCCGACCATCGCCATCCTCACCGCCATCGTGGCCTTCGCCTCGGGGATCCTCGACGGCGTCTCGATGATCGGCCTGATGATCCGCGTCATGGTGCTCATCCTGTTTTTGGCGAAGGTGAAGGACGACGCCGTGCTCTACGCGGTGATGGTTTCTACCATCGTGACCACCGTCTGCGGGATGTGGCTGGCCTACGGCGAGCCGCCCAACCTGATCATGAAGGCCAACCTCCACCCGCACTTGGACAACGCCTTCTTCCTTCGCTACTGCCTGCCGGTCGCCGTCGGCAGCTACCTGATCGTCTACTTCAACGTGCGCAGGCGCCTGAAGGGCAAGGTGGTCGACACGCAAAAGCTCGACATCCTCGACCTGCACACCGCCGACGTGCGCTTCCTGCAGGCCCTGCGGCACGGCCAAGTCCTGATCGCGGCCGAGTTCGTCGACTTCCACAAGGACGTCCTCGGCGACAAGCACCCCGCCGTCGACCGCCGTCTCCACGAGGGCGAGCCCTTGGGCGCG
The sequence above is a segment of the Deltaproteobacteria bacterium PRO3 genome. Coding sequences within it:
- the uvrA gene encoding excinuclease ABC subunit UvrA; amino-acid sequence: MEPQAIIVKGARQHNLKNIDVHIPRNRLVVITGLSGSGKSSLAFDTLYAEGQRRYVESLSAYARQFLEQMGKPDVDTIEGLSPAISIEQKTISHNPRSTVGTVTEIYDYFRLLFARVGTPTCYQCGKEIRAQTVTQMVDHLMKLPEGTKLHLLAPLIRGRKGEYGQMLQGLRGKGFVRVKIDGQTYLLEEVPSLDKKKKHDIDLFVDRLVINSGVKTRLADSLETALKFGEGIAKVEFLPEGAKPAAAPLLFSEKFACIDCGISFAEISPRLFSFNNPFGACPECKGLGSKMFFDPTLVVPNPHLTIEEGAVAPWYSKTSTYYPNILNAVAQHFKFRTDIPYERLAKKHQDIVMNGAGDEEVRFTYERNGRKQHYTATFEGVLANLKRRYGETDSDWMRQELEKYMAFQDCELCGGSRLKREATAVKINGKAIHEITSLSVKQCLETLGKLKLGKKEMQIAERILKELNERLTFLHNVGLDYLSLDRRSGTLSGGEGQRIRLATQIGSSLVGVLYILDEPSIGLHQRDNTKLLETLKRLRDLGNTVLVVEHDEETILESDYVIDMGPGAGVEGGYLVAHGTPSQIMADPASVTGEFLSGKKSIPLPEQRRKGSGEKLSILGCSANNLKNLNVDIPLGTLTCITGVSGSGKSTLINDTLYKALAQKLNQSREVPGKYKELKGLEHIDKVINIDQTPIGRTPRSNPATYTGLFTLIRDLFAELNESKMRGYKPGRFSFNVKGGRCEACEGDGMIKIEMHFLPDIYVECEECKGLRYNRETLEVQYKGKSIAEVLKMSAAQGMEFFANIPTVKRKLKTLVDVGLGYIELGQSATTLSGGEAQRIKLSRELSKVSTGRTFYILDEPTTGLHFADIHCLLEVLQRLVEGGNTAVVIEHNLDVIKTSDHIIDLGPEGGDEGGTIVATGTPEQIAANPKSYTGQYLKKVLDKESLRKNGKRSRAAV
- a CDS encoding RNA-binding protein, with translation MSKKLYVGSLPYSVDDAQLNELAAPYGAVLSAKVIKDKFSGQSKGFGFVEMENDGEAEAAINALNGKEVGGRTLKVNEARPMAPRSGGGGGGFGGGGGGGGGRRFGGGGGGGGRDRGPRGGGGGGRW
- a CDS encoding TIGR01777 family protein is translated as MRILITGASGLVGSALRERLSSQGHTISRLVRHPANASRGEAYWNPEGGSVDKTGLSDLKPEVVVHLAGENIASGRWNETRKRKIRDSRVNGTRALADALAHLENKPKALICASAVGFYGSRGDEPLTEDSPPGEGFLAEVCQAWEEASELAAKAGIRTVNLRLGVVLSPEGGALKKMLLPFKLGLGGVIGSGQQYWSWIALDDVVNAFDFAIQNETLRGPVNVIAPDPVTNKEFTKTLGRVLWRPTCFPLPASTARMLIGEMADALLLSSARVVPAKLEKAGFKFQYPGLREALKHLLK
- a CDS encoding pyridoxal phosphate-dependent aminotransferase: MAHELNPIEQTHRRLTAAGKKILRLYAGNPNDQGFHFPGAILEKAYRDYFQRQDYRPHPKGLPQARQAIANYYAGQGAALDPEHLILTSGTSESFFYLFSLLAGPGDNLLAPVPAYPLFDSIATLARVELRHYPLREDRAWAIDFDTLERRADARTRAVLLVSPNNPTGAVASPEEIAKLVAWADAKDLPLVCDEVFSEFYFGPDEFPRPMALERPRLCFTLNGLSKMFALPGLKLSWIALSGEPARVAPALDRLETIADTFLSCHIPIQEALPSLFAEGAPFLADYRREVHRRRDLAVALLREEPALRFHPPQGGFYLTLSVAKEMPFDEEGFVIRLMEEEGVFLHPGYFYDDESGTHLVLSYLAQEPELRTGIAALRRFIHRY
- a CDS encoding FAD-dependent thymidylate synthase encodes the protein METPASPPPKVTLEAVIRDPYDLAVATARTCYSAKGVIRVPDVNKDEKARALRDKIAASTREAGHLTTRQHAHFVFSLENVSRQFIWSFLHSHPYYNSEQVSQRYVKVARGRYTVPPMDEAQRRVYEDAVAAQMADYEKLIELLLPRVKEEYFQIFPVRQKYLDRYEPVLKKKAYEVARYVLPVATHAYLYHTVSALTLMRYHRLMDCYDTPWEQHQVVAQMVAAVLELDPEFARELSDPLPPEQTPEFRWMQAFHDKTPVHENYLREFDASLEGHYAALIDYKAHAPQTLAQSVRSVLGVTRAQLSDEQAIEAVLNPAQNRFLADTLNVNTLSKLSRTLFHVHYTFRKKISHTADSQDQRHRMTPASRPLLEAHYTGRPDYIVPLLIRENEAALELYRASMEASFAAINRLLDMGLKKEFALYLLPNAFPIRFEESGDLLNLHHKWHTRACYTAQEEIFYATMDELKAVKNVHPSLVRHILAPCYIRKHAGVKPICPEGERFCGVKVWEKEIEDYRRVL